GGATCGTGCCGGTGGTGTGCGTGGTGCACTCCGGGCCGGTCTGGTTGAGCGTGGCGGTGTAGCCGCCGTTGTCGGCGGCCCCGGTGACGGTGATGGCCGCGTCGCACTTGCCGTCGAGCCGGCTGAACTGCCCGGTCCCGCCGCCCTGCGGGATCACGATCCGGAAGTCCCAGTGGTCGTAGTTGTATCCGGGCCAGCGCCCCATCCAGGTGCCGGCGTAGGAGGCGGGGAAGCTCGTCGGCTCCGGCTCCGCCGAGTCCTCCTCGGTCTCCCCGTCCTCCTCGGCCGCGTCGTCGGCCGCGGACTCCTCGTCCTGCGCCGACGGGCTCGGGTCGATCGAGGTCTGCGCGGAGGCCTCGGCGGAGGGCGTCGGCTCGGCCGCGGACTCGCTCGCGCTGGGCTCGGGAGCCGCCTGCTCCTGTGCGCTCTGCTGATCGGCGGCCGACGCCACCGGGTCGTCGTCGCGCGTCAGCGCATAGGCGCCGGTCAGGCCGCCGGCCACCAGCAGCACGGCCGTCGCGGCGCCCGTCAGGACCAGTCCGGTGCCGCGCCGCCGGGTGGGGCGGGCGGTCGGGTCGACCGGATCGGCGCCCGCCCGCGCGCCGTCGCCGCGCGGTCCGGTCGGCGCGTCCTCCCCCGTCGGAGCCGCCATGCCCATCGGCTGCTCGGGCCGGGCGGGGGCGGGCGCCGGGGCCGCGGCGGGCCCCGGCGCGGCGGGGGCCCCGCCCCGCTGCCACCTGACCAGCCTCATGAGCACGTTGTGGGCCGTCGGCCGCAGCCGGGGGTCGCGGTTCAGGCACGCGGTGACCAGGTGGTGCCAGTCGCCGTCCAGCCCGCTCAGGTCCGGCTCCTCGTGCAGGACCCGGTGCATCAGCATGGGGACCGAGTCGCCGGCGAACGCCGCGTGCCCGGTGGCGGCGTAGACCATGACCGCGCCCCAGGCGTAGACGTCGGCGGGCGCGCCGATGGCGGAGCGGCCGGTGATCTGCTCGGGGGCCATGTAGGCGGGGGTGCCGGTGATGGCGCCGGTCATGGTCCCGGTGTTGTCGGTGACGCGGGCGATGCCGAAGTCGATCACGCGCGGGCCGTCCGCTGCCAGCAGGACGTTGGCCGGTTTGAAGTCGCGGTGCACGATGCCGGCCTCGTGGATCGC
This sequence is a window from Spinactinospora alkalitolerans. Protein-coding genes within it:
- a CDS encoding serine/threonine protein kinase — its product is MSHRRPLRHGDPDRIGGYRLTHRLGQGGQGTVFLGVGAGGEEVALKTLNTELAQDPGSRQRFEREAAAARRVASFCTAQVLAADFAAVPPYIVSEYVEGPSLKDDVAARGPRSGAALHRLAVTSVTALVAIHEAGIVHRDFKPANVLLAADGPRVIDFGIARVTDNTGTMTGAITGTPAYMAPEQITGRSAIGAPADVYAWGAVMVYAATGHAAFAGDSVPMLMHRVLHEEPDLSGLDGDWHHLVTACLNRDPRLRPTAHNVLMRLVRWQRGGAPAAPGPAAAPAPAPARPEQPMGMAAPTGEDAPTGPRGDGARAGADPVDPTARPTRRRGTGLVLTGAATAVLLVAGGLTGAYALTRDDDPVASAADQQSAQEQAAPEPSASESAAEPTPSAEASAQTSIDPSPSAQDEESAADDAAEEDGETEEDSAEPEPTSFPASYAGTWMGRWPGYNYDHWDFRIVIPQGGGTGQFSRLDGKCDAAITVTGAADNGGYTATLNQTGPECTTHTTGTIRANGDLMDADLHPSATEEGLGLQLNR